Part of the Saccharospirillaceae bacterium genome, CACATTAAATAACGTCAGTGATGACAGCATCTTCCGGCAGTATCAAACCGATATGGCAGAAGACAGCGGTAAAAACGTGCGTGATGAAGGTGATATTTCCGAAGCACTGGAGTCAGCCTCTTCGACAATCACGGCTGAATTTAAAATGCCATTCCTGGCTCACGCAACACTTGAGCCACAGAACTGCACCGCTTGGGCGAAAAAAGACGGTATGGAAATCTGGGCGCCCACTCAGGGTCCGAGCATGGCACAGGTTGCTGCCGCGAAAGCCAGCCGTTATTCGCTGAACGATATTAAGGTCAACGTCACCTTTATCGGAGGTGGTTTTGGTCGCCGTATTAATAACGACTTCGTGGCTGAAGCCGCAGCCATTTCCGACAAGCTGCAACAGCCGATTAAATTAATCTGGTCGCGTGAAGAAGACACCAAGCGTGACTTCTATCGTCCATCCAGTTATCACCAGCTAACGGCAACGTTAGATCAACAAGGTGATATCACCGGTTGGCAGCATCAGATGGCTGGCTCTGGTGTGTTCGATTATTTTGTTGGTGAAGCGGCTCCGGCTCAATACCCATTTGCTCCCAAATTTATGTACGGCATGTTAGAAAGCGCCGGTAAAATGGGTGAAGGTATTATTGCACCGGCAGACGGCTCCATTTTTGAGGGTGCCGGAGCCTTACCTTATGAATTTGAGAGTATTTCCGTCGACTATAAAAAATCCGACTCCGGTATTTTAGTCGGTAACTGGCGCAGCGTCGGTTTCTCACACAACGGCTTTATTACCGAAACTTTTATGGACCAGCTGGCTGACAGCCAGAAGAAAGATCCGGTTCAGTTCCGCCTGGATTTACTAAAAGGTCATCCTCGTGCCACTAACGTGCTGAAAACAGCAGCCGAGAAAGCTAACTGGGGGTCACCACTTCCGGGTTGTACTCAGGGTGTTTCGCTGCACAAATCGTTTGGTACCTGGGTGGCTGAAATTGCCGACGTCGAAGTCAATGGCAGCCGCCTGAAAGTAAAACGTGTGGTGTGTGTGGTCGACTGTGGTCAGGTAGTAAACCCGGACACCGTTGAGGCACAAATGGAAGGCGGGATTATTTTCGGTTTAACCGCCACTTTGTACGGAAAAATCACCATCGTGGATGGCGAGCCACAGCAAAATAACTTCTACGATTATCAGTTGTTGCGTATGAACGAATCGCCGGATATTCAGGTTCATATCATCGACAGCGATGAAAAACCGACGGGCGTTGGTGAACCAGGTGTTCCACCAATTGCTGCGGCAATCGCTAATGCGGTCACCCGTAAAACCGGCCAGCGTTTTAATAGTTTGCCACTGGAACTGAAGAGCTGATCTTTTAAAGCACTGGAGCAAAGAACGCCGCACATTTAACGTCGACACGCAGCAAGTCCGTCCATGTATGCTCTCTTATAGCGTCCCTGCTATAAAAGGTCGACTCATAAATATCTGGCGCTCTTTACTCGGGTAAACCGCAACGGCTTTCTGATTTATCAGATTCGGTAGTGTATTTAATCAGAGCGACCTTGAGCAGCAGGGATGCTGCACCAGAGCCTCGAGGGACATATTCACGGCGTGTCACGAGATTAAATTCGCTACCGGATCAGCAACGACGACTAAAAGTACCTCATGAACGGCAGTAACTGGCACCTTTTACAACAGCTTCTGTACTGGTTAGATCAGGGAATTGAACCCTGGTTAGCAACCGTACTGGAGACCTATGGCTCTTCGCCACGCCCGGTTGGTTCTCTCATGATGTATCACCCGGATAAAGGCGTCGTAGGTTCATTGTCCGGTGGTTGTATCGAGCAGGAGTTAATCGAACAGCTTTCAAACAGTGAACCAAGCTGCCCAACCGTCATTCGTTACGGCGGTGATGCCGAACAACAACAACGCCTGCAACTGCCTTGCGGCGGCCATCTCGATGTACTGCTGGAAAAAGTCGATCAAAACCAACAATTCCATTTTCAGCAATTATTGTTGGCATTAAAACAGCGTCATCATATTGGCCGTCAGATTAATTTAGTCAGCGGTGAACTCAACATCATCGATGACGAAAACCTGCCAAAAGATATACAGCGTGACGGCGATATTATTCAGCACGCATTACGGCCCCACGATAAATTATTAATGGTGGGAGCTGGTGAAGTCGCACGCTGCGTTGCTGAAATTGCAAAGAACCTCGAATTCGATATTACACTCTGTGACTTTCGCGATGAGTTTCTGCAAGGATGGCAGGTCGATGGCGTCACTGTTATTAAAGGAATGCCCGACGATCTGATTGCCGAATCTTTCACCGATAAACACTGTGCCATTATTGCACTGGCACACGATCCTCGCATCGACGATATGGCGATGTTAGAAGCACTAAACTCAAACGCTTTTTACATTGGTGCTATGGGGTCGCTGAAAACCTCCACTAAACGTCGCGAGCGGTTGCTGGCATTGGACATCAAGCAGAAACAGCTGGAAAAATTGCATGCGCCTATCGGCATGGATATCGGCAGTAAAACGCCCTACGAAATTGCTTTGTCGATAATGGCAC contains:
- a CDS encoding molybdopterin-dependent oxidoreductase produces the protein MVDSTNTSISRRTFLKATSVTGGGLMMTMALPACSTLKNGGVNVDNGKEGWDSNAWVRIDTDNTIHFVLDRTEMGQNTYTGMTSLLAEELEIDPEVVEVEFAGVDSAYRNTIYKLQITGGSTSVSSSWQVIRECGAATRMMLIQAAANTWGVKADQCYAELGHVINKNNGKKIAYGQLATIAATYAIPSDITLKDKSEFKVIGKYNKRLDAKKKATGTADFGIDTDLPGMLYAVVTRAGRWDSKVKSFDASAAKKVAGVVDVFEINAPAAVGVAVVAKSYWQARKAQQQLTVEWHNSTLNNVSDDSIFRQYQTDMAEDSGKNVRDEGDISEALESASSTITAEFKMPFLAHATLEPQNCTAWAKKDGMEIWAPTQGPSMAQVAAAKASRYSLNDIKVNVTFIGGGFGRRINNDFVAEAAAISDKLQQPIKLIWSREEDTKRDFYRPSSYHQLTATLDQQGDITGWQHQMAGSGVFDYFVGEAAPAQYPFAPKFMYGMLESAGKMGEGIIAPADGSIFEGAGALPYEFESISVDYKKSDSGILVGNWRSVGFSHNGFITETFMDQLADSQKKDPVQFRLDLLKGHPRATNVLKTAAEKANWGSPLPGCTQGVSLHKSFGTWVAEIADVEVNGSRLKVKRVVCVVDCGQVVNPDTVEAQMEGGIIFGLTATLYGKITIVDGEPQQNNFYDYQLLRMNESPDIQVHIIDSDEKPTGVGEPGVPPIAAAIANAVTRKTGQRFNSLPLELKS
- a CDS encoding XdhC family protein; amino-acid sequence: MNGSNWHLLQQLLYWLDQGIEPWLATVLETYGSSPRPVGSLMMYHPDKGVVGSLSGGCIEQELIEQLSNSEPSCPTVIRYGGDAEQQQRLQLPCGGHLDVLLEKVDQNQQFHFQQLLLALKQRHHIGRQINLVSGELNIIDDENLPKDIQRDGDIIQHALRPHDKLLMVGAGEVARCVAEIAKNLEFDITLCDFRDEFLQGWQVDGVTVIKGMPDDLIAESFTDKHCAIIALAHDPRIDDMAMLEALNSNAFYIGAMGSLKTSTKRRERLLALDIKQKQLEKLHAPIGMDIGSKTPYEIALSIMAHVVQYRPA